In the Gossypium raimondii isolate GPD5lz chromosome 9, ASM2569854v1, whole genome shotgun sequence genome, one interval contains:
- the LOC105800026 gene encoding NAC domain-containing protein 54 isoform X4 translates to MAPVGLPPGFRFHPTDEELVNYYLKRKINGQEIELDIIPEVDLYKCEPWELAEKSILPSRDPEWYFFGPRDRKYPNGFRTNRATRAGYWKSTGKDRRVASQNRAIGMKKTLVYYRGRAPQGIRTDWVMHEYRLDDKESEDYCGIQDSYALCRVFKKNGICSETEDQGRCNMLVMECSQSVINDSETMSPDLPLASSSSFIEEEDKDDSWMQFITDDPWCSSNTTALAGDDVSNVALTN, encoded by the exons ATGGCACCTGTGGGATTACCTCCTGGTTTTAGATTTCATCCCACTGATGAAGAGCTCGTCAATTATTatcttaaaaggaaaataaatggccAAGAAATTGAACTCGACATCATTCCCGAAGTTGATCTCTACAAATGTGAACCATGGGAGTTAGCAG AGAAATCAATATTGCCGAGTAGAGACCCGGAGTGGTACTTCTTTGGACCCCGAGATCGGAAATACCCGAATGGGTTCAGGACAAACAGAGCCACTAGGGCAGGATACTGGAAATCAACTGGGAAAGACAGGAGAGTTGCTTCCCAAAATCGAGCTATTGGGATGAAGAAGACGCTGGTTTACTACAGAGGCCGTGCTCCTCAAGGAATTAGGACAGACTGGGTAATGCATGAATACCGTCTTGACGATAAGGAGAGCGAAGACTACTGTGGAATTCAG GACTCTTACGCACTATGTCgtgttttcaagaaaaatggCATCTGCTCGGAAACAGAAGATCAAGGGCGGTGTAATATGTTAGTGATGGAGTGCTCCCAATCTGTTATCAATGATTCTGAAACCATGTCTCCAGACCTTCCCTTAGCCTCCTCTTCTTCATTCATCGAAGAGGAAGATAAAGATGATTCTTGGATGCAGTTTATCACTGATGATCCATGGTGTTCTTCTAACACTACTGCTTTGGCTGGAGATGATGTTTCTAACGTTGCATTAACAAACTAA
- the LOC105800026 gene encoding NAC domain-containing protein 86 isoform X1 — protein MAPVGLPPGFRFHPTDEELVNYYLKRKINGQEIELDIIPEVDLYKCEPWELAEKSILPSRDPEWYFFGPRDRKYPNGFRTNRATRAGYWKSTGKDRRVASQNRAIGMKKTLVYYRGRAPQGIRTDWVMHEYRLDDKESEDYCGIQVQDSYALCRVFKKNGICSETEDQGRCNMLVMECSQSVINDSETMSPDLPLASSSSFIEEEDKDDSWMQFITDDPWCSSNTTALAGDDVSNVALTN, from the exons ATGGCACCTGTGGGATTACCTCCTGGTTTTAGATTTCATCCCACTGATGAAGAGCTCGTCAATTATTatcttaaaaggaaaataaatggccAAGAAATTGAACTCGACATCATTCCCGAAGTTGATCTCTACAAATGTGAACCATGGGAGTTAGCAG AGAAATCAATATTGCCGAGTAGAGACCCGGAGTGGTACTTCTTTGGACCCCGAGATCGGAAATACCCGAATGGGTTCAGGACAAACAGAGCCACTAGGGCAGGATACTGGAAATCAACTGGGAAAGACAGGAGAGTTGCTTCCCAAAATCGAGCTATTGGGATGAAGAAGACGCTGGTTTACTACAGAGGCCGTGCTCCTCAAGGAATTAGGACAGACTGGGTAATGCATGAATACCGTCTTGACGATAAGGAGAGCGAAGACTACTGTGGAATTCAGGTA CAGGACTCTTACGCACTATGTCgtgttttcaagaaaaatggCATCTGCTCGGAAACAGAAGATCAAGGGCGGTGTAATATGTTAGTGATGGAGTGCTCCCAATCTGTTATCAATGATTCTGAAACCATGTCTCCAGACCTTCCCTTAGCCTCCTCTTCTTCATTCATCGAAGAGGAAGATAAAGATGATTCTTGGATGCAGTTTATCACTGATGATCCATGGTGTTCTTCTAACACTACTGCTTTGGCTGGAGATGATGTTTCTAACGTTGCATTAACAAACTAA
- the LOC105800026 gene encoding NAC domain-containing protein 54 isoform X2 has protein sequence MAPVGLPPGFRFHPTDEELVNYYLKRKINGQEIELDIIPEVDLYKCEPWELAEKSILPSRDPEWYFFGPRDRKYPNGFRTNRATRAGYWKSTGKDRRVASQNRAIGMKKTLVYYRGRAPQGIRTDWVMHEYRLDDKESEDYCGIQVDSYALCRVFKKNGICSETEDQGRCNMLVMECSQSVINDSETMSPDLPLASSSSFIEEEDKDDSWMQFITDDPWCSSNTTALAGDDVSNVALTN, from the exons ATGGCACCTGTGGGATTACCTCCTGGTTTTAGATTTCATCCCACTGATGAAGAGCTCGTCAATTATTatcttaaaaggaaaataaatggccAAGAAATTGAACTCGACATCATTCCCGAAGTTGATCTCTACAAATGTGAACCATGGGAGTTAGCAG AGAAATCAATATTGCCGAGTAGAGACCCGGAGTGGTACTTCTTTGGACCCCGAGATCGGAAATACCCGAATGGGTTCAGGACAAACAGAGCCACTAGGGCAGGATACTGGAAATCAACTGGGAAAGACAGGAGAGTTGCTTCCCAAAATCGAGCTATTGGGATGAAGAAGACGCTGGTTTACTACAGAGGCCGTGCTCCTCAAGGAATTAGGACAGACTGGGTAATGCATGAATACCGTCTTGACGATAAGGAGAGCGAAGACTACTGTGGAATTCAGGTA GACTCTTACGCACTATGTCgtgttttcaagaaaaatggCATCTGCTCGGAAACAGAAGATCAAGGGCGGTGTAATATGTTAGTGATGGAGTGCTCCCAATCTGTTATCAATGATTCTGAAACCATGTCTCCAGACCTTCCCTTAGCCTCCTCTTCTTCATTCATCGAAGAGGAAGATAAAGATGATTCTTGGATGCAGTTTATCACTGATGATCCATGGTGTTCTTCTAACACTACTGCTTTGGCTGGAGATGATGTTTCTAACGTTGCATTAACAAACTAA
- the LOC105800026 gene encoding NAC domain-containing protein 86 isoform X3, whose protein sequence is MAPVGLPPGFRFHPTDEELVNYYLKRKINGQEIELDIIPEVDLYKCEPWELAEKSILPSRDPEWYFFGPRDRKYPNGFRTNRATRAGYWKSTGKDRRVASQNRAIGMKKTLVYYRGRAPQGIRTDWVMHEYRLDDKESEDYCGIQQDSYALCRVFKKNGICSETEDQGRCNMLVMECSQSVINDSETMSPDLPLASSSSFIEEEDKDDSWMQFITDDPWCSSNTTALAGDDVSNVALTN, encoded by the exons ATGGCACCTGTGGGATTACCTCCTGGTTTTAGATTTCATCCCACTGATGAAGAGCTCGTCAATTATTatcttaaaaggaaaataaatggccAAGAAATTGAACTCGACATCATTCCCGAAGTTGATCTCTACAAATGTGAACCATGGGAGTTAGCAG AGAAATCAATATTGCCGAGTAGAGACCCGGAGTGGTACTTCTTTGGACCCCGAGATCGGAAATACCCGAATGGGTTCAGGACAAACAGAGCCACTAGGGCAGGATACTGGAAATCAACTGGGAAAGACAGGAGAGTTGCTTCCCAAAATCGAGCTATTGGGATGAAGAAGACGCTGGTTTACTACAGAGGCCGTGCTCCTCAAGGAATTAGGACAGACTGGGTAATGCATGAATACCGTCTTGACGATAAGGAGAGCGAAGACTACTGTGGAATTCAG CAGGACTCTTACGCACTATGTCgtgttttcaagaaaaatggCATCTGCTCGGAAACAGAAGATCAAGGGCGGTGTAATATGTTAGTGATGGAGTGCTCCCAATCTGTTATCAATGATTCTGAAACCATGTCTCCAGACCTTCCCTTAGCCTCCTCTTCTTCATTCATCGAAGAGGAAGATAAAGATGATTCTTGGATGCAGTTTATCACTGATGATCCATGGTGTTCTTCTAACACTACTGCTTTGGCTGGAGATGATGTTTCTAACGTTGCATTAACAAACTAA